A single window of Cytobacillus dafuensis DNA harbors:
- a CDS encoding DegV family protein, whose product MSVKILTDSACDLPLHFFKENDVTLFPLKVHLDDTEYEDLVTIDPKKVYQAIREGKVPKTSQASPLAFEETFTNMAKNNEDGIYIAFSSELSGTYQTAVMMLDQVKEKYPNFNLTIIDTKCASLGFGLIVQEAAKLAKEGTSKEDILTDIKFRCEHMEHLFTVHDLDYLAKGGRVSKASAFLGGLLNIKPLLNVEDGKLVPIEKHRGKKKLLRRIIEIMKERGDSFESQIIGISHADDEETALEMKELIIQELNAKNVYISSIGASIGSHTGSGTIAIFFLNKVKP is encoded by the coding sequence ATGTCAGTTAAAATATTGACAGACAGTGCATGTGATTTACCATTACATTTTTTTAAGGAAAATGATGTCACATTATTTCCGTTAAAGGTCCACTTAGATGATACAGAATATGAAGATTTAGTAACGATAGATCCCAAAAAAGTGTATCAGGCAATTCGAGAGGGAAAAGTTCCGAAAACTTCTCAAGCCTCACCACTCGCCTTTGAAGAAACTTTTACGAATATGGCAAAAAATAATGAAGATGGAATTTATATTGCGTTTTCCTCTGAATTGTCAGGAACCTATCAAACAGCTGTTATGATGCTTGATCAAGTAAAAGAAAAATATCCAAACTTCAATCTAACTATTATTGATACAAAATGTGCCTCACTTGGATTTGGCTTAATTGTCCAAGAAGCGGCTAAATTAGCTAAAGAAGGTACTTCCAAAGAGGACATATTAACTGATATTAAATTCCGCTGTGAGCATATGGAACATTTATTCACTGTCCATGATCTTGATTACCTTGCTAAAGGCGGACGTGTTTCCAAAGCATCTGCATTTTTGGGCGGACTGTTAAACATTAAGCCTCTCTTAAATGTTGAGGATGGAAAGCTTGTTCCTATTGAAAAACATCGAGGCAAAAAGAAACTCCTTCGACGAATTATTGAAATCATGAAAGAAAGAGGAGATTCCTTTGAAAGTCAAATCATTGGAATCAGCCATGCTGATGATGAAGAAACAGCGCTAGAAATGAAAGAACTAATCATTCAGGAATTAAACGCCAAAAATGTCTATATTTCTTCCATTGGTGCTTCCATTGGTTCACACACAGGCTCTGGAACGATAGCCATTTTCTTTTTAAATAAAGTAAAACCATAA
- a CDS encoding TIGR04053 family radical SAM/SPASM domain-containing protein translates to MPFNRDFNKDPFIVIWELTRACQLKCLHCRAEAQYKRDPRELSFDEGKSLIDQIYEMNSPMLVFTGGDPLMREDVFDIAKYAVEKGVRVSMTPSATPNVTKGAIEKAKEVGLSRWAFSLDGPTAEIHDHFRGTAGSFDLTMERIKYLHELEIPIQINTVISRYNIDCLDEMAKVVEDLKCVLWSVFFLVPTGRGQESDMITPVEHERVFTWLYDLSKRVSFDIKTTAAQHYRRVVIQHKMKEAKGNNEDIQYLDALTQQGLTGSIDGLGRAPKGVNDGNGFVFISHIGDVYPSGLLPVKAGNIREQSLAEIYRDSPIFRDLRNPDKYKGKCGVCEFRYVCGGSRSRAYAMTGDYMESEPFCVYIPRALRKKATS, encoded by the coding sequence ATGCCCTTTAATCGTGATTTTAATAAAGACCCTTTTATAGTAATTTGGGAATTAACAAGAGCATGCCAATTGAAATGCTTGCATTGCCGTGCAGAAGCTCAATATAAAAGAGATCCACGAGAACTATCATTTGACGAAGGGAAGTCATTAATTGATCAAATTTATGAAATGAATAGCCCTATGCTTGTTTTTACCGGTGGTGATCCTTTAATGCGTGAGGATGTTTTCGACATAGCCAAATATGCCGTTGAAAAGGGTGTTCGTGTATCAATGACCCCGAGTGCAACACCTAATGTAACGAAGGGAGCGATTGAAAAAGCGAAGGAAGTGGGGCTTTCCCGCTGGGCTTTTAGTCTTGATGGGCCTACTGCTGAAATTCACGACCATTTTCGGGGGACTGCGGGTTCCTTTGATTTAACAATGGAAAGAATTAAATATTTGCATGAACTAGAAATTCCAATCCAGATTAATACGGTCATTTCCCGTTATAATATTGATTGTCTTGATGAAATGGCGAAGGTTGTTGAAGATTTAAAGTGTGTTCTGTGGAGTGTCTTTTTTCTAGTACCTACAGGCAGAGGACAAGAAAGTGATATGATTACACCAGTTGAACATGAAAGAGTCTTCACATGGCTGTATGATTTAAGCAAAAGAGTTTCCTTTGATATTAAAACAACAGCTGCACAGCATTATCGCCGTGTAGTTATTCAGCACAAAATGAAAGAAGCAAAGGGCAATAACGAAGATATTCAATATTTGGATGCATTAACTCAACAAGGCTTGACAGGATCGATTGATGGGCTTGGAAGAGCACCAAAAGGGGTTAATGATGGCAATGGCTTCGTCTTTATCTCCCATATTGGCGACGTATATCCGAGCGGCTTACTTCCTGTAAAAGCAGGCAATATAAGAGAACAATCATTAGCTGAAATCTATCGAGATTCCCCGATCTTTAGAGATTTAAGAAATCCGGATAAATATAAAGGGAAATGTGGAGTTTGTGAATTTAGGTATGTTTGTGGAGGTTCACGCTCTCGTGCCTATGCTATGACGGGGGATTACATGGAAAGTGAGCCATTCTGTGTCTATATTCCTAGAGCATTAAGAAAGAAAGCAACATCGTAA
- a CDS encoding YitT family protein, producing MYWLGTKKLGIVLIGALLGAISMNFFLIPANVYASGFTGVAQLLSSIFGGHVSTGVLLLILNIPVTILGWKKVGKSFTLFSFISVLSTSFFLEVIPIKHFSNDILLNAVFGGVIAAVGVGLTLKWGASTGGMDIIAMVLSRMTDKPIGTYFFTLNSIIIITAGALFGWEKALYTIVTLYASTRVIDTIHTRHVKLTAMIVTKKTEEMKKAIHEKLIRGITIMPAKGSFTNENKEMLMIVITRYELFDLERIIKEIDPNAFTNIVQTVGVFGLFRKD from the coding sequence ATGTATTGGTTAGGTACTAAAAAATTAGGGATCGTATTAATTGGTGCACTATTAGGTGCAATTTCAATGAATTTTTTCTTAATCCCAGCAAATGTTTATGCAAGTGGATTCACTGGAGTTGCACAATTGCTTTCAAGTATATTTGGTGGGCATGTATCTACAGGGGTTTTACTTTTAATATTGAATATCCCTGTTACAATTTTAGGCTGGAAAAAAGTCGGAAAATCTTTTACTCTTTTTAGCTTTATTAGTGTGTTATCAACATCATTCTTTTTAGAAGTAATCCCAATTAAGCATTTCTCAAATGATATTTTACTAAATGCAGTTTTTGGGGGAGTGATTGCTGCAGTTGGTGTTGGCTTAACTTTAAAATGGGGAGCTTCCACCGGTGGAATGGACATTATTGCCATGGTTTTATCTCGAATGACTGATAAGCCAATTGGTACATATTTTTTTACACTCAATTCCATCATTATTATTACTGCTGGAGCATTATTTGGATGGGAAAAGGCATTGTATACAATTGTTACGTTATACGCCTCTACAAGGGTCATTGATACGATTCATACAAGGCATGTGAAACTGACAGCAATGATCGTTACGAAAAAAACAGAAGAAATGAAAAAGGCAATCCATGAAAAGCTAATAAGAGGGATTACTATTATGCCTGCAAAAGGCTCTTTTACAAATGAGAATAAGGAAATGTTGATGATCGTTATTACTCGGTATGAATTATTTGATTTAGAAAGAATAATTAAAGAAATAGATCCAAATGCTTTTACTAATATAGTGCAAACAGTCGGGGTTTTCGGTTTATTCCGTAAGGATTAA
- a CDS encoding DUF3941 domain-containing protein: MSKTTDNDKKAKDNNAFRHEKNMMREKNRKAGKNQYSKTTDHI, from the coding sequence ATGTCCAAAACTACTGATAATGATAAAAAAGCAAAAGATAATAATGCCTTTCGTCATGAAAAAAACATGATGCGCGAAAAAAACAGGAAGGCAGGAAAAAACCAGTATTCAAAAACGACAGATCATATATAG
- a CDS encoding DUF3813 domain-containing protein — translation MGNRLFQEARRSVDLAKTAEASQLETMMLQAKNALSSAYANSTRAEQEQLADMQRELDQLKNIQ, via the coding sequence ATGGGAAACAGACTGTTTCAAGAAGCGAGACGATCTGTTGACCTAGCTAAGACAGCTGAAGCTTCTCAACTTGAAACGATGATGCTGCAAGCAAAAAATGCATTAAGTTCAGCATACGCCAATTCTACCAGAGCTGAACAAGAACAGCTGGCTGATATGCAACGAGAGCTTGATCAACTCAAAAATATTCAATAA
- a CDS encoding DsrE family protein produces MKNKVILVSSDQLGKGEKELGEGVLETFFTLLKQREELPAAIFCMNRGVFTLTEDSFVSLHLKELEEKGVEVFACKTCVDYYEIEDKLVAGKISGMPHFIDLASKYEIITIS; encoded by the coding sequence ATGAAAAATAAAGTGATTTTAGTCAGCTCTGATCAACTCGGCAAAGGAGAAAAGGAGCTTGGAGAAGGAGTCCTTGAAACCTTTTTTACATTGTTAAAACAAAGGGAAGAGCTTCCTGCCGCTATTTTTTGCATGAATAGAGGAGTATTTACCTTAACTGAGGATTCTTTTGTTTCGCTTCACCTTAAAGAGCTTGAAGAAAAAGGTGTTGAAGTGTTTGCCTGCAAAACTTGTGTTGATTATTATGAAATTGAAGACAAATTAGTCGCAGGAAAAATTAGTGGAATGCCGCATTTTATTGATTTAGCATCTAAATACGAGATAATAACGATATCATAA
- a CDS encoding alpha/beta fold hydrolase: MITVEHEKIKEIPVLHIADKNRWEEKLPFIIFIHGYTSRKEFNLHYAYLLAEKGFRVILPEALYHGERSSGLSSNELNFHFWEIVLRTIDELEILKQKFEEQKLIDPSRIGVVGTSMGGIITLGALTKYPWIKAATSLMAMPYYEKFADLQINEMKKKGIKIPVSEVEMSQLMSKLRELDLSLQPQKLGNRPLLFWHGKQDSVVPYSPTYHFYESIRPLYQEQPERLNFISEENAGHKVSTEGVMRTIEWFETYL, encoded by the coding sequence GTGATCACTGTTGAACATGAAAAAATAAAAGAAATACCTGTTTTGCATATAGCGGATAAAAATAGATGGGAAGAAAAGCTGCCATTCATTATTTTTATACATGGCTATACAAGCAGAAAGGAATTTAATTTACACTATGCTTATTTACTAGCAGAAAAAGGATTTAGGGTGATACTTCCAGAAGCACTTTACCATGGAGAAAGAAGCTCTGGACTTTCTAGTAATGAGTTGAATTTCCACTTTTGGGAAATTGTACTTCGAACCATTGATGAACTAGAAATTTTAAAGCAAAAATTTGAAGAGCAAAAATTAATAGATCCTTCTAGGATAGGGGTTGTAGGAACTTCAATGGGAGGAATTATTACATTAGGTGCATTGACAAAATACCCTTGGATTAAAGCTGCTACAAGCTTAATGGCGATGCCGTACTATGAAAAATTTGCTGACCTTCAAATAAATGAAATGAAAAAGAAAGGGATTAAAATTCCAGTCTCAGAAGTGGAAATGTCTCAATTAATGAGTAAGCTTAGGGAGCTTGATTTAAGCTTGCAGCCTCAAAAGCTTGGAAATAGGCCTTTGCTTTTTTGGCATGGTAAGCAGGATTCAGTCGTACCATATTCTCCTACCTATCATTTTTATGAGTCCATAAGACCTTTATATCAAGAGCAGCCTGAACGTCTAAATTTTATTTCTGAAGAAAACGCCGGTCATAAAGTCAGTACAGAGGGGGTAATGAGGACAATTGAATGGTTTGAAACATACTTATAA
- a CDS encoding Cof-type HAD-IIB family hydrolase produces MAEKHLIALDLDGTLLRDDKTISIKTKKVIQKARDEGHIVMIATGRPFRSSEMYYKEMNLDTPIVNFNGAFIHHPKDKNWGVYHTPLEVNVAKEIVEDCSSFHFHNIIAEVIDDVYFHFQDKKLLEIFGFGDPNVTTGDLRNFLNASPTSMLIHTDEEHIKSIRDHLSNIHAEVIDHRSWAAPWHVIEIVKAGLNKAVGLKKASDYFNIPPERIIAFGDEDNDLEMLEYAGLGIAMGNGIDQVKTVANEVTLTNEEDGVAVYLNELLNLKVQ; encoded by the coding sequence ATGGCAGAAAAGCATTTAATTGCACTAGATCTTGACGGAACATTGTTAAGAGACGATAAAACTATATCAATAAAAACCAAAAAAGTTATACAGAAAGCAAGAGATGAAGGCCATATCGTCATGATCGCAACCGGAAGGCCTTTTCGCTCAAGTGAAATGTATTATAAGGAAATGAACCTTGATACTCCCATTGTAAATTTCAACGGAGCGTTCATTCATCATCCTAAAGATAAAAATTGGGGTGTCTATCATACTCCCCTTGAGGTTAATGTAGCTAAGGAAATCGTAGAAGATTGCAGCTCATTCCATTTTCATAATATTATTGCGGAAGTAATAGATGATGTATACTTCCATTTTCAAGATAAAAAGCTATTAGAAATTTTCGGATTTGGTGATCCAAATGTAACGACTGGTGATTTACGCAATTTCTTAAATGCCTCTCCAACAAGTATGTTAATTCATACGGATGAAGAGCATATTAAATCCATTCGTGATCATCTCTCAAACATTCATGCAGAAGTAATTGATCATCGAAGCTGGGCTGCCCCTTGGCATGTTATTGAAATTGTAAAGGCTGGTTTAAATAAAGCTGTAGGTCTTAAAAAGGCTTCCGATTATTTTAATATTCCACCTGAAAGAATCATTGCTTTCGGAGATGAAGACAATGACCTAGAAATGCTTGAATATGCTGGATTAGGGATTGCCATGGGAAATGGAATTGATCAAGTCAAAACAGTTGCTAATGAAGTAACACTAACTAATGAAGAAGATGGGGTTGCCGTTTATTTAAACGAATTATTAAATTTGAAAGTACAATAG
- a CDS encoding metal-sulfur cluster assembly factor has translation MDQEVKDNIMGALELVVDPELGIDIVNLGLVYDVKMDDDGKTTVDMTLTSMGCPLAGTIVDNVKTALSDIPEVKETEVNIVWNPPWSKERMSRYAKIALGIR, from the coding sequence ATGGATCAAGAAGTAAAAGATAATATTATGGGTGCTCTTGAGCTTGTTGTTGACCCTGAATTAGGTATAGATATCGTAAATCTTGGATTAGTATACGATGTTAAAATGGATGATGATGGGAAGACAACAGTTGATATGACTTTAACTTCAATGGGCTGCCCGCTAGCAGGGACGATTGTGGATAATGTAAAAACTGCTCTTTCAGATATACCGGAAGTAAAGGAAACAGAAGTAAATATTGTTTGGAATCCTCCATGGTCGAAAGAAAGAATGTCTCGTTATGCAAAAATTGCTTTAGGAATTCGTTAA